The following coding sequences lie in one Mus musculus strain C57BL/6J chromosome 11, GRCm38.p6 C57BL/6J genomic window:
- the Il13 gene encoding interleukin-13 precursor: MALWVTAVLALACLGGLAAPGPVPRSVSLPLTLKELIEELSNITQDQTPLCNGSMVWSVDLAAGGFCVALDSLTNISNCNAIYRTQRILHGLCNRKAPTTVSSLPDTKIEVAHFITKLLSYTKQLFRHGPF; this comes from the exons ATGGCGCTCTGGGTGACTGCAGTCCTGGCTCTTGCTTGCCTTGGTGGTCTCGCCGCCCCAGGGCCGGTGCCAAgatctgtgtctctccctctgaCCCTTAAGGAGCTTATTGAGGAGCTGAGCAACATCACACAAGACCAG ACTCCCCTGTGCAACGGCAGCATGGTATGGAGTGTGGACCTGGCCGCTGGCGGG ttctgtgtagccctggattcCCTGACCAACATCTCCAATTGCAATGCCATCTACAGGACCCAGAGGATATTGCATGGCCTCTGTAACCGCAAGGCCCCCACTACG GTCTCCAGCCTCCCCGATACCAAAATCGAAGTAGCCCACTTTATAACAAAACTGCTCAGCTACACAAAGCAACTGTTTCGCCACGGCCCCTTCTAA
- the Il4 gene encoding interleukin-4 precursor, which translates to MGLNPQLVVILLFFLECTRSHIHGCDKNHLREIIGILNEVTGEGTPCTEMDVPNVLTATKNTTESELVCRASKVLRIFYLKHGKTPCLKKNSSVLMELQRLFRAFRCLDSSISCTMNESKSTSLKDFLESLKSIMQMDYS; encoded by the exons ATGGGTCTCAACCCCCAGCTAGTTGTCATCCTGCTCTTCTTTCTCGAATGTACCAGGAGCCATATCCACGGATGCGACAAAAATCACTTGAGAGAGATCATCGGCATTTTGAACGAGGTCACAGGAGAAGGG ACGCCATGCACGGAGATGGATGTGCCAAACGTCCTCACAGCAACGAAG AACACCACAGAGAGTGAGCTCGTCTGTAGGGCTTCCAAGGTGCTTcgcatattttatttaaaacatgggAAAACTCCATGCTTGAAGAAGAACTCTAGTGTTCTCATGGAGCTGCAGAGACTCTTTCGGGCTTTTCGATGCCTGGATTCATCG ATAAGCTGCACCATGAATGAGTCCAAGTCCACATCACTGAAAGACTTCCTGGAAAGCCTAAAGAGCATCATGCAAATGGATTACTCGTAG